A part of Aegilops tauschii subsp. strangulata cultivar AL8/78 chromosome 2, Aet v6.0, whole genome shotgun sequence genomic DNA contains:
- the LOC109748779 gene encoding mevalonate kinase: protein MEIRARAPGKIILAGEHAVVHGSAAVAAAIDLYTQSSLHLPPSGEGGAGEVEVDLTDSGLAFSWPCSRLLEALGETSRKAELQAPRPCSPEELAAIARLVELHEIPEAKIWLSAGLSAFLYLYTSILGCRPGKVVVSSGLPMGAGLGSSAAFSVSLSGALLTAAGVVSAEGAVGGTEWQLLGKDHLELVNTWAFQGEKIIHGKPSGIDNAVSTFGSMIKFKKGELTNLKSGNPVKMLITDTRVGRNTKALVAGVSERASRHPDAMASVFHAVNTISEELSSIVELAATDEIAMTSKEEKLAELMEMNQGLLQCMGVSHASIETVLRSTLKYNLVSKLTGAGGGGCVLTLIPTLLSKLVLEKVTTELESHGFRCFKVEVGGQGLQIHQG from the exons ATGGAGATCCGCGCCCGCGCGCCCGGCAAGATCATCCTCGCCGGCGAGCACGCCGTCGTCCACGGCtctgccgccgtcgccgccgccatcgaCCTCTACACGCAGTCCTCCCTCCACCTGCCCCCCTCAG GtgagggcggcgccggcgaagTGGAGGTTGACCTGACGGACTCGGGCCTCGCCTTCTCCTGGCCATGCTCGCGCCTCCTCGAGGCGCTGGGGGAGACCTCCCGCAAGGCGGAGCTGCAGGCCCCGAGGCCCTGCTCCCCGGAGGAGCTGGCCGCCATTGCCAGGCTCGTGGAGCTGCACGAGATACCCGAGGCCAAGATCTGGCTCTCCGCCGGCCTCTCCGCGTTCCTCTACCTCTACACCTCCATCCTGGG GTGTAGGCCTGGGAAGGTCGTGGTGAGCTCTGGCCTGCCGATGGGCGCCGGGCTTGGCTCGTCGGCTGCGTTCTCCGTGTCGTTGTCGGGCGCGCTGCTGACAGCGGCAGGTGTGGTTTCTGCTGAGGGCGCCGTTGGCGGAACGGAGTGGCAGTTGTTGGGGAAGGATCATCTTGAGCTGGTTAACACGTGGGCGTTCCAGGGGGAAAAGATTATTCATGGCAAGCCTTCTGGCATTGATAACGCTGTCAGCACTTTTG GAAGCATGATCAAATTCAAGAAGGGAGAATTGACGAACCTCAAATCTGGCAATCCAGTCAAAATGCTCATTACTGATACAAGGGTTGGTAGGAACACCAAGGCTCTGGTTGCTGGTGTGTCTGAAAGAGCATCTAGGCATCCCGATGCTATGGCTTCCGTCTTCCATGCAGTCAACACTATTAGTGAAGAGCTTTCCAGCATTGTTGAGTTAGCTGCTACTGATGAGATAGCCATGACCTCAAAGGAAGAAAAGCTAGCAGAACTCATGGAGATGAACCAAGGTTTGCTCCAGTGCATGGGAGTCAGTCATGCTTCTATAGAAACCGTGCTGCGCTCGACATTGAAGTATAACTTGGTCTCGAAGCTCACCGGAGCTGGTGGTGGAGGCTGTGTTTTGACGTTGATACCAACTC TATTGTCCAAGTTAGTTTTGGAGAAGGTCACCACGGAGCTAGAATCGCATGGTTTCCGCTGCTTCAAAGTCGAGGTCGGTGGACAAGGTCTTCAGATTCACCAAGGATAA
- the LOC109748781 gene encoding E3 ubiquitin-protein ligase AIRP2, which produces MVAAAPCAARRSFRDSLKVLEADIQHANNLASECSRDYDGACLQMRMSYSPAARLFLFLLQWTDCSLAGALGLLRILIYKVYVDGTTTMSTHERKASIREFYAVIFPSLMQLEHGISDSDDRRQRAACSEGYRRRDEPEDSKRPVSEIDAEIEEECGICMELNSRVVLPNCSHDMCINCYRQWRSRSQSCPFCRDSLKRVNSGDLWMLTDQRDVVDMATVTRENIRRLFTYIEKLPLVTLDNIFDAYDSHRMFLVLGCG; this is translated from the exons ATGGTGGCGGCGGCGCCGTGCGCCGCGCGGAGGTCCTTCAGGGACTCGCTCAAGGTGCTGGAGGCGGACATCCAGCACGCCAACAACCT GGCGTCCGAGTGCTCGAGGGACTACGACGGGGCGTGCCTGCAGATGCGCATGTCCTACAGCCCCGCCGCGcgcctcttcctcttcctcctgcAGTGGACCGACTGCAGCCTCGCCGGCGCCCTCGGCCTCCTCAGGATCCTCATCTACAAG GTTTATGTGGACGGCACAACCACCATGTCCACCCACGAAAGGAAGGCCAGCATCAGGGAGTTCTACG CGGTGATATTCCCCTCCCTCATGCAGCTGGAGCACGGGATCAGCGACTCCGACGACCGGAGGCAGAGGGCGGCGTGCTCCGAGGGGTACAGGCGGAGAGACGAGCCGGAGGACAGCAAGAGGCCGGTCTCCGAGATCGACGCCGAGATCGAAGAGGAGTGCGGGATCTGCATGGAGCTCAACAGCAGGGTCGTGCTGCCCAACTGCAGCCACGACATGTGCATCAACTGCTACCGTCAATG GCGCTCGAGATCTCAATCCTGCCCCTTCTGCCGGGACAGCCTCAAAAGAGTAAACTCCGGCGACCTATGGATGCTCACCGACCAGCGCGACGTGGTCGACATGGCGACGGTGACGAGGGAGAACATCAGGCGCCTGTTCACCTACATCGAGAAGCTGCCTCTCGTCACGCTGGACAACATCTTCGATGCCTATGATTCCCAT AGGATGTTCCTCGTCCTAGGATGTGGCTGA
- the LOC109748782 gene encoding tetraspanin-19 — MAGRAAVRSCVQTALKAANSVVGLAGMAVILYALWVLRAWSQQAAGHLPAPWFIYTLLSLGIIMCLLTCSGHIAAETANSPCLSCHMIFVFLLVILEAAIAADVFLNSYWEEDFPDDPSGKFDEFKHFVRSNFDICEWVALSVVAAQALSIILAMVLRALGPDNEIEYDSDDDAVPARLPLLRNKPQHGPNYGEPNSPRRIDSWHVRILDKANQQ; from the exons GGCGGTGCGGAGCTGCGTGCAGACGGCGCTCAAGGCGGCCAACTCCGTCGTGGGGCTCGCCGGGATGGCCGTCATCCTCTACGCGCTCTGGGTGCTCCGCGCCTGGTCCCAGCAGGCCGCCGGCCACCTCCCCGCCCCCTG GTTTATCTACACTCTTCTCAGCCTGGGGATCATCATGTGCTTGCTGACCTGCTCTGGCCATATCGCCGCCGAAACGGCAAACAGCCCCTGCCTGTCTTGT CACATGATCTTTGTATTTTTGCTTGTTATACTGGAGGCTGCAATCGCCGCTGATGTATTTCTGAATAGCTACTGGGAGGAG GATTTCCCAGATGACCCATCCGGGAAGTTTGATGAATTCAAGCATTTCGTGAGATCAAATTTTGACATTTGTGAATGGGTAGCCCTCTCGGTGGTGGCTGCTCAG GCGCTGTCAATCATTCTTGCGATGGTACTCAGGGCCCTTGGCCCCGACAATGAAATCGAATACGACAGTGACGATGATGCAGTGCCCGCAAGGCTGCCTCTCCTAAGGAACAAGCCCCAGCATGGTCCAAACTATGGTGAACCTAACTCACCTCGCAGGATTGATTCATGGCATGTGCGAATCTTAGACAAG GCCAACCAACAATAA